The following proteins are encoded in a genomic region of Diabrotica virgifera virgifera chromosome 1, PGI_DIABVI_V3a:
- the LOC126879191 gene encoding ubiquitin thioesterase otubain-like codes for MGDQVENSNNKVTENDPQPNRDEMIMAQQRQIEQEISESIPLLGGLEPVTSLNNEYSSDDIYLEKVSNLASKYQFIRRTRPDGNCFFRAFLYANIERLLKKKEEFELFFKLAEASKDALVSLGFQQFTVEDFYDTYIDVLRRLKDIDNIDEALKELYSVFNDQGFSDYLVVYLRLLTSGQLQKEHEFYSCFIEGDRTVADFCHQEVEPMYKESDHIHIIAACAALNTGVRVVYMDRGTGKICTEHDLPEGCTPTVHLLYRPGHYDILYQ; via the exons ATGGGCGATCAGGTTGAAAATTCGAACAATAAAGTGACCGAAAATGATCCACAGCCCAACAGGGACGAAATGATAATGGCTCAGCAGAGGCAAATTGAACAAGAG ATTTCAGAATCGATACCTCTTCTAGGAGGCTTGGAACCTGTTACTTCACTAAATAATGAATATTCTTCAGATGATATCTACCTCGAAAAAGTTAGCAACCTGGCTAGTAAATATCAATTCATCCGCCGAACCAGGCCAGATGGTAACTGCTTTTTTCGAGCATTTCTTTACGCTAACATAGAAagattattaaagaaaaaagaggAATTTGAACTGTTTTTTAAGTTAGCAGAGGCTAGTAAAGACGCTTTAGTGTCTCTAGGGTTCCAACAGTTCACAGTAGAAGACTTTTATGATACC TATATTGATGTCCTCAGAAGACTAAAAGATATAGATAATATTGATGAAGCGCTTAAAGAATTATATAGTGTATTTAATGATCAAGGTTTCTCAGATTATTTGGTGGTCTACCTCAGATTGTTAACCAGTGGCCAGTTACAAAAGGAACACGAATTTTACAGTTGTTTCATAGAAGGTGATAGAACG gTAGCTGATTTTTGTCACCAGGAAGTAGAGCCTATGTATAAAGAAAGTGACCACATTCACATAATTGCAGCTTGTGCTGCGCTAAATACTGGTGTTAGAGTGGTATATATGGACAGAGGTACTGGAAAAATTTGTACTGAACATGATCTGCCTGAAGGATGTACACCCACTGTTCACTTACTCTACCGTCCGGGACATTATGATATTTTGTATCAGTAG